A single genomic interval of Musa acuminata AAA Group cultivar baxijiao chromosome BXJ3-4, Cavendish_Baxijiao_AAA, whole genome shotgun sequence harbors:
- the LOC135635993 gene encoding phosphoenolpyruvate carboxykinase (ATP) 1-like produces MAEKGELGNANGGGKGLARIETKAEDGICHDDSALPVKAQTIDELHSLQKKRSLPGTPMNDGLLQGNAAFASVSEDERHKLRLQSISASLASLTRETGPKVVKGDPARKAEAPKGGAVHHHYFTPSISVSDSSLKFTHVLYNLSPAELYEQAIRYEKGSFITSTGALATLSGAKTGRSPRDKRIVNDETTAEELWWGKGSPNIEMDEQTFMVNRERAVDYLNSLDKVFVNDQFLNWDPEHQIKVRIVSARAYHSLFMHNMCIRPTPEEVETFGTPDFTIYNAGQFPCNRYTHYMTSSTSIDINLARKEMVILGTQYAGEMKKGLFSLMHYLMPKRQILSLHSGCNMGKDGDVALFFGLSGTGKTTLSTDRNRLLIGDDEHCWSENGISNIEGGCYAKCIDLSMEKEPDIWNAIKFGTVLENVVFDEHTREVDYSDKSVTENTRAAYPIEYIPNAKLPCVGPHPKNVILLACDAFGVLPPVSKLTLPQTMYHFISGYTALVAGTEEGIKEPQATFSACFGAAFIMLHPTRYAAMLVEKMQKYGATAWLVNTGWSGGRYGIGSRIKLAYTRKIIDAIHSGSLLNADYKKTQVFGLEIPTEVEGVPSEILDPENTWPEKAAYEETLLKLAGLFRKNFEVFANYKIGEDAKLAEEILAAGPNF; encoded by the exons ATGGCGGAGAAAGGCGAACTCGGGAACGCTAATGGCGGCGGGAAGGGGCTGGCGAGGATCGAGACGAAGGCGGAGGATGGCATCTGCCACGACGACAGCGCGCTGCCCGTTAAGGCGCAAACCATCGACGAGCTCCACTCCTTGCAGAAGAAGCGGTCGTTGCCCGGCACCCCCATGAACGACGGCCTGCTGCAAGGCAACGCCGCCTTCGCCTCCGTGTCCGAGGATGAGCGCCACAAGCTCCGGCTCCAGTCCATCAG CGCGTCGTTGGCGTCGCTGACGCGGGAGACGGGACCAAAGGTGGTGAAGGGTGACCCGGCGAGGAAGGCGGAAGCGCCCAAGGGCGGCGCCGTGCACCACCACTACTTCACCCCAAGCATCAGCGTCAGTGACAGCTCTCTCAAGTTCACCCACGTCCTCTACAATCTCTCCCCTGCCG AGCTGTACGAGCAGGCCATAAGATACGAGAAGGGATCGTTCATAACCTCGACAGGGGCTTTGGCCACCTTATCGGGTGCCAAAACAGGTCGTTCTCCGAGGGACAAACGCATCGTCAATGATGAGACAACCGCTGAGGAGTTGTGGTGGGGAAA GGGCTCACCTAACATTGAGATGGATGAGCAGACTTTCATGGTGAACAGGGAAAGGGCAGTTGATTACCTGAACTCTTTGGACAAG GTTTTTGTGAACGATCAATTTCTCAACTGGGATCCTGAGCATCAGATCAAAGTTCGAATCGTCTCCGCAAGAGCCTACCATTCCTTGTTCATGCACAACAT GTGCATCCGACCGACGCCCGAGGAAGTGGAGACCTTTGGAACTCCGGACTTCACAATTTACAATGCCGGACAGTTTCCGTGTAATCGGTACACGCACTACATGACCTCCTCGACCAGCATTGACATTAACCTTGCCAGGAAGGAAATGGTTATCCTCGGCACACAGTATGCCGGGGAGATGAAGAAGGGTTTGTTCAGTCTGATGCACTATCTCATGCCTAAGAGACAGATCCTCTCCCTGCATTCCGGCTGCAATATGGGCAAAGACGGTGATGTTGCCCTCTTCTTTGGACTCTCGG GCACCGGGAAGACCACTCTATCCACGGATCGTAACAGGCTGCTCATTGGTGATGATGAGCACTGTTGGAGTGAGAATGGCATTTCAAATATCGAAGGTGGTTGCTATGCAAAATGCATCGACCTATCAATGGAGAAGGAACCTGATATCTGGAATGCCATTAAGTTTGGAACAG TATTGGAAAATGTGGTATTCGATGAGCACACACGGGAAGTAGATTATTCAGACAAATCCGTCACAG AGAACACCCGAGCTGCTTATCCAATCGAGTACATACCTAATGCGAAGTTACCATGTGTTGGTCCGCACCCGAAGAACGTCATCCTCTTGGCATGTGATGCTTTTGGCGTTCTCCCACCCGTCAGCAAGCTCACTCTGCCTCAGACCATGTACCATTTCATCAGTGGCTACACTGCTCTG GTGGCTGGAACAGAGGAGGGCATTAAGGAACCTCAAGCCACATTCTCAGCATGCTTTGGGGCAGCATTTATAATGCTCCATCCGACTCGGTATGCAGCCATGCTGGTTGAGAAAATGCAGAAGTATGGAGCCACAGCATGGCTTGTGAACACTGGTTGGTCTGGCGGAAG ATACGGTATCGGCAGCCGCATTAAGCTGGCATACACTCGGAAAATTATCGACGCCATACACTCCGGCAGCCTTCTGAATGCAGATTACAAGAAGACACAAGTGTTTGGACTGGAGATACCTACTGAAGTTGAAGGCGTGCCGTCGGAGATTTTGGACCCGGAGAACACT